The following are encoded in a window of Haloarcula laminariae genomic DNA:
- a CDS encoding amino acid ABC transporter permease, with protein MMQAGDWAFVLGNLNYLLSGVVVTVGLTVAALSLGFLLGFPAGALEVYGGGVSRWAVQTAGVVLRGTPIVVIMLVLYFVVSISESAFVTATVGLGLRSAAYQSQLFRGALQSVDDGQVEAARAVGMSRFEAIRHVAVPQALRRSMPGFQNEFTIVLKDTSIAFAIGLAELLTRGYDLFTQSGGSTAVLEVILVISAIYFVLTFATNRGLDRLADYYAIPTGEDR; from the coding sequence ATGATGCAGGCTGGCGACTGGGCGTTCGTCCTCGGCAATCTGAACTACCTGCTGTCCGGCGTGGTGGTCACGGTCGGACTGACAGTGGCGGCCCTCTCGCTTGGGTTCCTGCTCGGCTTCCCCGCGGGCGCCCTCGAAGTGTACGGCGGCGGGGTGTCGCGCTGGGCGGTACAGACCGCCGGCGTCGTGCTCAGGGGGACACCGATTGTCGTCATCATGCTGGTGCTCTACTTCGTCGTCTCCATCTCGGAGTCGGCGTTCGTCACCGCCACTGTCGGCCTGGGGCTCCGGAGCGCGGCGTACCAGTCCCAGCTGTTCCGGGGGGCACTCCAGAGCGTCGACGACGGGCAGGTAGAGGCGGCCCGCGCGGTCGGGATGAGCCGCTTCGAGGCCATCCGTCACGTGGCCGTCCCACAGGCGCTCCGGCGCAGCATGCCCGGGTTCCAGAACGAGTTCACCATCGTCCTGAAAGACACCAGCATCGCGTTCGCGATCGGGCTCGCGGAGCTGCTGACGCGGGGGTACGACCTGTTCACGCAGTCGGGCGGGTCGACCGCCGTCCTCGAAGTGATACTCGTCATCAGCGCTATCTACTTCGTGTTGACGTTCGCGACCAACCGCGGGCTGGACCGGCTGGCCGACTACTACGCGATTCCGACCGGAGAGGACAGATGA
- a CDS encoding basic amino acid ABC transporter substrate-binding protein — protein MFESELSRRQYLTTVGGTAVTLSVAGCSGDDGDSAQTITAGTAPSFPPFEMKQDGEIVGFDVDLLEAVVEQTDYEFDGWEEYEFDSLTPALVNENIDVIAAGMTINDDRDETIDFSDPYYSSNQAIVVRTDGDFSPGSLSDLSDRPVGAQKGTTGEGVVQDELVGDEITQDQYNAYDNYVLAIQDLQNGNVDAVVIDVPVAETLTADRPVESAFVHETGEKFGFGVRDGDEARQTALNDGLSTVRESGTYEELTQTWFGE, from the coding sequence ATGTTTGAGAGTGAGCTCTCGCGTCGACAGTATCTGACGACCGTCGGCGGAACCGCGGTCACGCTTTCGGTGGCCGGCTGTTCCGGCGACGACGGCGACAGCGCACAGACCATCACCGCCGGAACCGCGCCCAGCTTCCCGCCCTTCGAGATGAAACAGGACGGCGAAATCGTGGGCTTCGACGTCGACCTGCTGGAGGCCGTAGTTGAGCAGACCGACTACGAGTTCGACGGCTGGGAGGAGTACGAGTTCGACTCGCTCACGCCCGCGCTCGTCAACGAGAACATCGACGTCATCGCGGCCGGGATGACCATCAACGATGACCGCGACGAGACCATCGACTTCAGCGACCCGTACTACTCCTCGAACCAGGCCATCGTCGTCCGCACCGACGGGGACTTCTCGCCGGGTAGCCTCTCGGACCTGTCCGACCGACCCGTCGGGGCCCAGAAGGGGACCACGGGCGAGGGCGTCGTGCAGGACGAACTCGTCGGCGACGAGATTACCCAGGACCAGTACAACGCCTACGACAACTACGTCCTGGCCATCCAGGACCTCCAGAACGGCAACGTCGACGCCGTCGTCATCGACGTCCCGGTCGCCGAGACGCTCACCGCCGACCGACCTGTCGAGTCGGCGTTCGTCCACGAGACCGGCGAGAAGTTCGGCTTCGGCGTCCGCGACGGCGACGAGGCGAGACAGACGGCGCTCAACGACGGGCTCTCGACGGTCCGGGAGTCGGGCACGTACGAGGAACTGACCCAGACCTGGTTCGGCGAGTAG
- a CDS encoding amino acid ABC transporter ATP-binding protein has protein sequence MTLLRVEDVHKSYGDEEVLRGVSFEMDRGDVDVLMGPSGSGKSTMLRCINRLAEIDSGDIWLGDTHVTDAGTDVNDLRQRVGMVFQDFNLFAHLTALENVTLGLKRVRGMAEDDAVEAATHRLEQVGLADQGGSYPAELSGGQKQRVGIARALAMEPDLMLFDEPTSALDPELVGEVVSVMRDLAEQGMTMLVVSHETGFARSAADDIHFLDSGRIVESGPPDQLFDRPEHDRTASFLSGLESNPER, from the coding sequence ATGACACTGCTACGAGTAGAGGACGTACACAAGTCCTACGGCGACGAGGAGGTACTGCGCGGCGTCAGCTTCGAGATGGACCGCGGCGACGTCGACGTGTTGATGGGGCCGAGCGGAAGCGGGAAGTCCACGATGTTGCGCTGTATCAACAGACTGGCCGAAATCGACAGCGGCGACATCTGGCTCGGCGACACGCACGTCACCGACGCGGGGACGGATGTCAACGACCTCCGACAGCGGGTCGGCATGGTGTTCCAGGATTTCAACCTCTTTGCCCATCTCACGGCCCTGGAGAACGTCACGCTCGGGCTCAAGCGCGTCCGCGGGATGGCCGAGGACGACGCCGTCGAGGCGGCCACACACCGGCTCGAACAGGTCGGGCTGGCTGACCAGGGCGGCTCCTACCCCGCCGAGCTCTCCGGGGGCCAGAAACAGCGCGTCGGCATCGCCCGCGCGCTCGCGATGGAGCCCGACCTGATGCTGTTCGACGAGCCGACCAGCGCGCTCGACCCCGAACTCGTCGGGGAGGTCGTCAGCGTGATGCGCGACCTCGCGGAGCAGGGGATGACCATGCTCGTCGTCAGCCACGAGACGGGGTTCGCTCGCTCGGCCGCCGACGACATCCACTTCCTCGACAGCGGCCGAATCGTCGAGTCCGGCCCCCCGGACCAGCTGTTCGACCGCCCGGAACACGACCGAACCGCGTCGTTCCTCAGCGGCCTCGAGTCGAACCCAGAGCGATGA
- a CDS encoding NADP-dependent malic enzyme, translating to MGLDEDALEYHSQDPPGKIEIATTKPTNTQRDLSLAYSPGVAAPCEEIAADIEETFRYTAKGNLVGVVSDGSAVLGLGDIGPEASKPVMEGKGVLFKRFADIDVFDIELDTDEDVDVMVNAIRAMEPTFGGINLEDIAAPECFEVERRLRETMDIPVFHDDQHGTAIISGAALVNAADIADKELADLDIVFSGAGASAIATAEFYVSLGAQRENITMCDSSGIITEDRANHEDLNEFKAAFARDGPEGDLSDAMAGADVFVGLSVGGIVDETMVQSMAEDPIIFAMANPDPEIDYETAKHARDDAVIMATGRSDYPNQVNNVLGFPFIFRGALDVRATEINEAMKVAAAEALAELARKDVPDAVVKAYGDQPLQFGPEYIIPKPLDPRVLFEVTPAVAQAAMESGAARTQLDTDSYVEELEARLGKSREMMRVVLNKAKSDPKRVVLSEGDDEKMIRAAYQLVEQGIAEPVLLGDAEKIEATRRRFGLEFDPVVVDPETADIDAYADRLYELRKRKGVTRREAEELCRDGNYLGSVMVEMGDADAMLTGLTNHYPRALRPPLQVIGTTEDADYAAGVYMLTFKNQVIFCADTTVNQDPDADVLAEVTRHTAELARRFNVEPRAAMLSYSNFGSVDNAGTRKPRDAVSQLQADDRVDFPVDGEMQADTAVVEDILTGTYEFSELEDPANVLVFPNLESGNIGYKLLQRLGGAEAIGPMLVGMDKPVHVLQRGDEVKDIVNLAGVAVVDAQQE from the coding sequence ATGGGACTCGACGAGGACGCGCTTGAGTATCACAGCCAGGACCCCCCCGGCAAGATTGAGATAGCCACGACGAAACCGACAAACACCCAGCGGGACCTCTCGCTCGCGTACTCGCCCGGCGTGGCCGCGCCGTGTGAGGAGATCGCCGCGGACATCGAGGAGACCTTCCGCTACACCGCGAAGGGGAACCTCGTCGGCGTCGTCTCCGACGGGTCGGCGGTCCTGGGGCTGGGCGACATCGGCCCCGAGGCCTCGAAACCCGTAATGGAGGGCAAAGGCGTCCTGTTCAAGCGGTTCGCCGACATCGACGTCTTCGACATCGAACTCGACACCGACGAGGACGTGGACGTGATGGTCAACGCCATCCGGGCGATGGAACCGACCTTCGGCGGAATCAACCTCGAAGACATCGCGGCCCCGGAGTGTTTCGAGGTGGAGCGCCGGCTCCGCGAGACCATGGACATCCCCGTCTTCCACGACGACCAGCACGGCACCGCCATCATCTCCGGGGCGGCACTGGTCAACGCCGCCGACATCGCCGACAAGGAGCTCGCCGACCTCGACATCGTCTTCTCGGGCGCGGGGGCCAGCGCCATCGCGACCGCGGAGTTCTACGTCTCGCTCGGCGCACAGCGGGAGAACATCACGATGTGTGACTCCTCGGGCATCATCACCGAGGACCGAGCGAACCACGAGGACCTCAACGAGTTCAAGGCGGCCTTCGCCCGCGACGGACCCGAGGGCGACCTGTCCGACGCGATGGCCGGCGCGGACGTCTTCGTCGGGCTCTCGGTGGGCGGCATCGTCGACGAGACGATGGTCCAGTCGATGGCCGAGGACCCCATCATCTTCGCGATGGCCAACCCCGACCCCGAAATCGACTACGAGACCGCCAAGCACGCCCGCGACGACGCGGTCATCATGGCCACCGGCCGTTCGGACTACCCCAACCAGGTCAACAACGTCCTCGGCTTCCCGTTCATCTTCCGTGGTGCCCTCGACGTGCGCGCCACCGAAATCAACGAGGCGATGAAGGTGGCGGCGGCGGAGGCGCTGGCGGAGCTGGCACGCAAGGACGTCCCCGACGCCGTCGTCAAGGCCTACGGCGACCAGCCCCTGCAGTTCGGTCCCGAGTACATCATCCCGAAACCGCTGGACCCGCGGGTCCTCTTCGAGGTGACGCCCGCCGTCGCACAGGCCGCGATGGAGAGTGGTGCGGCCCGTACCCAGCTCGACACCGACAGCTACGTCGAGGAGCTGGAGGCCCGGCTGGGCAAGTCCCGTGAGATGATGCGGGTCGTCCTGAACAAGGCAAAGAGCGACCCCAAGCGCGTGGTGCTGAGCGAGGGCGACGACGAGAAGATGATTCGGGCGGCCTACCAGCTCGTCGAGCAGGGCATCGCCGAGCCGGTCCTGCTCGGTGACGCCGAGAAGATTGAGGCCACGCGCCGCCGCTTCGGCCTGGAGTTCGACCCGGTCGTCGTCGACCCCGAGACGGCCGACATCGACGCCTACGCCGACCGGCTCTACGAGCTTCGCAAGCGCAAGGGCGTCACCCGCCGCGAGGCCGAGGAGTTGTGCCGGGACGGCAACTACCTGGGCAGCGTGATGGTCGAGATGGGGGACGCCGACGCGATGCTCACCGGTCTGACCAACCACTACCCGCGGGCGCTGCGCCCGCCGCTGCAGGTCATCGGCACCACCGAGGACGCCGACTACGCCGCCGGCGTCTACATGCTGACGTTCAAGAACCAGGTCATCTTCTGCGCGGACACGACGGTCAATCAGGACCCGGACGCCGACGTGCTCGCGGAGGTGACCCGCCACACCGCCGAGCTCGCTCGCCGGTTCAACGTCGAGCCGCGGGCGGCGATGCTCTCGTACTCGAACTTCGGCAGCGTCGACAACGCCGGGACCCGCAAGCCGCGCGACGCCGTCTCCCAGCTGCAGGCCGACGACCGCGTCGACTTCCCCGTCGACGGGGAGATGCAGGCCGACACCGCCGTCGTCGAGGACATCCTCACCGGGACCTACGAGTTCTCGGAACTCGAAGACCCCGCGAACGTCCTCGTCTTCCCGAACCTCGAATCCGGCAACATCGGCTACAAGCTCCTCCAGCGGCTCGGCGGCGCGGAGGCCATCGGGCCGATGCTCGTCGGGATGGACAAACCCGTCCACGTCCTCCAGCGCGGCGACGAGGTCAAGGACATCGTCAACCTGGCCGGCGTCGCCGTGGTCGACGCACAGCAGGAGTAG
- a CDS encoding cytochrome AA3 biosynthesis protein: protein MTTRFRQLLTGTTALTFLLILLGVYTGAIGAGLTCGARWPLCDGWMGLFPANWASFVEWFHRLVAMITGFAIIGSAVAAWRGEYSSRIKYATAVATVVLPVQILLGANTIINFGALAQVLHHAAALTILTAMVAATAWSFAAPATAAADAAAGTDTDATPGSD from the coding sequence ATGACCACCCGTTTCCGCCAGCTGCTCACGGGGACGACGGCGCTGACCTTCCTGCTCATCCTGCTCGGTGTGTACACCGGGGCCATCGGTGCCGGTCTGACCTGTGGCGCGCGCTGGCCGCTGTGCGACGGCTGGATGGGGCTGTTCCCGGCCAACTGGGCGAGCTTCGTCGAGTGGTTCCACCGCCTCGTCGCGATGATAACCGGTTTCGCCATCATCGGCTCGGCTGTCGCCGCCTGGCGGGGCGAGTACTCGTCGCGAATCAAGTACGCCACCGCCGTCGCGACGGTGGTGCTGCCGGTCCAGATACTGCTGGGCGCGAACACGATCATCAACTTCGGCGCTCTCGCGCAGGTGCTTCACCACGCCGCCGCGCTGACTATCCTGACCGCGATGGTCGCCGCGACCGCGTGGTCGTTTGCCGCCCCCGCGACGGCCGCCGCCGATGCCGCGGCGGGGACCGACACCGACGCGACGCCGGGTTCGGACTGA